The DNA sequence CGAATGCAAATCGAGCGCTGATTTCCGACGCGGCAGGCACTGTCGTGGGCGCCGCGCTCGGGACCAGCACGGTCACGACCTACATCGAGAGCGCGGCGGGCGTGGAGCAGGGCGGGCGCACCGGCTTAATGGTGGTTTTCACGGCCGCCTGTTTCCTACTCTCCATTGCTGCGGCGCCCGCCGTGGAGGTCTTTGCCGGCCACCCAGCCGTGACCGCCCCGGCGCTGATTTTCGTCGGATTATTTATGTCGTTGGAAATCCGGCGCATCCGCTGGGATGATCTGTCCGAGTCGCTGCCGGCGTTCCTTACGCTTTTGCTCATTCCGCTGCTGTTTTCGATTGCGGACGGGATCGCGATCGGCATGATCGCCTATGCCGTGGTGAAAGTCGCATCGGGTCGCGCCCGCGATGTCCGATGGCCCATGTGGGTGGCCGTGGTCTTGCTGGCGGTGTTTCTAGCGACGGTTCGCGCGCGGTTGGGCTGATTCCATGTTTCCGCTTCGCGACACCATTCCAAGTCGTTGCGCGCCGATTGCCACGTGGGCGATTATTGCGGCCAACGTGGTTGTGCACGTTCTGGCGTCGCTGCTGCCGCCCGACGCGCACGAGCTGGTGATCCGTGTGTTTGGCCTCGTTCCCGCGCGAATTCTCGATCCGCTCTGGCAGGATCGCGTCGGCTGGTTTGGCGCGGGATTGCCGCTGTTGACGCACATGTTTCTGCACGGCAATTGGGCGCATCTGATCGGCAACATGTGGACCATGTGGATTTTCGGGGATAACGTCGAGGATCGCATGGGCCCGGGCCGTTTTCTGGCCTTTTACCTGCTCTCCGGCCTCGCCGCCGCACTGGCCCAGGTTTACATGTTTGCCGATTCGAACATCCCGATGGTCGGCGCGTCCGGCGCCGTTGCCGGCGTGCTGGGCGCCTACCTTATTATGTTCCCCCGATCGGAAG is a window from the Kiritimatiellia bacterium genome containing:
- a CDS encoding rhomboid family intramembrane serine protease — its product is MFPLRDTIPSRCAPIATWAIIAANVVVHVLASLLPPDAHELVIRVFGLVPARILDPLWQDRVGWFGAGLPLLTHMFLHGNWAHLIGNMWTMWIFGDNVEDRMGPGRFLAFYLLSGLAAALAQVYMFADSNIPMVGASGAVAGVLGAYLIMFPRSEVITLVPILFYPLFFSLPAVTYLFIWFFTQIWSAAIEGLLPRTHGGGIAWWAHIGGFVFGLVAHPFFRASRRCRPRRFEQDEFGIEGAWRPWR